The window tgtTACAATTTAGCGTAGTTGTGTAAATGGGCACTGTCAGAAAtaggtatatctcagctctgtccaagatagaaaatgctgtgtttGGACATTCCATTCCCAATACATTATctaacatctgtttcatattaacttggagttgTACAGAGCCCCCTCCTTgcctcatttctttctttctgtatgtttgtgtatattgtatgaatgtgtatgacaGAGGTCCGAAGGATCCTTAGGATTCAAGGGGAGTCTTTGTCCTATGGAATCGTTATTATTGatatctgtatgatgtaatgcATGTTCTTATTGGATAGTTCTGTAAACTCCCCtccaatattgcaatatatatatttgtacgctATATGAGCTGAGTTGAGCTACTTTAATTTTGCTCCACAATAttggatgctttgtactgattccTTCATGACTCAATAAAGGACGGAGAAAAAGGCACTGCGATCGTTTAGAAGATTTTcatttctaacaattgggggctcgtcctcGGGAatctccaaacggtaagaatctaaATTAATTCTCCTTTTAATGAGGAGTTGATTCTTATTGTTTGTTGAGACATAATTTTAAAGTGATGATAGTGCCGTATTGTGGTATTCCTCGTGTTTAAATGATGCGGGAAGAGCGATAAAGGACATaatcaagtttatttatcgttaggtttcctcgtatttttgataaattcctgaatgaaatacgggaagaacaaagaaagagacTTAGATCCCCTCTTTTTTTGTTATGTGATTTCCtcgtaagtttttgataaacttCGAGAAGAGCGTAAGGAAACGTGATTAATTTCCTTCGTTGTGTGCGCATAAAAAATCTCCGTCGTTTTTTTGGGGCTTTGTGAAGTGAATCAGTGCacagtttattattttttatttttttctctccttttctattCCTCTTCGTTCTTTGCTTCCtttgactaaaatgctttactaacaaatgacactgcagcattttttcttctttgttttctatttgattatttgaattttgtttatagGTATATTTTTGTGGTCTCaaaaaaatgggaaataaaataaatccacctttatttaatgaatctccaAAAGATTTTATGGAtagaaataatcaagccttttttacggaaccttttctatcaaatttagctggctggtcagagGGTAAAATACAATTAGATCCATTTCCGCGTGAAGGATCGTTTAAAGATACAGACATGACTGCAGCGAAAGACATGATTTTAGGAAATTGGGGTAATCCAGAATGGGACTTTaattatatgaaacaatcctataaaacttgggcaatgatgaaaaagtactgggatcgcgGACCTGACATAAGTAAGGCTGCTGGAAAAAATAAAGATTGCAAATTCTCTCTCCCACGGGCTGATCTCAGTGAACAGCCTGAGGAGCGAGAAGGGACAACTTTCTCTTCCCCCGCTCTCCCTCCGAGTTATGAACATCTCCAGTCACCTTTAGCGTGTGCGCCCGTAAAAAATGAACTGCATCATGATTTGAAGGCTGCAACTGCGATTCCGTTCGTGGAAACTTcagaaggatttaaggttcaTACGTTGCCTTTTGCTGATGTTATGACTATCACCACGAATACTTTTTTAACGATGTCAATTGATGACCTTGATAAGCGTTTATGTGAGTTTGCTTCCTCAAAAGAAAAAACTCTGATACTGTTAAAGTTTGATGCTGCGGCTCAAAAAACGTCCCTTCGTTCACACAAAAAGTCTGTTAAATGTTACTGTTGTGGTCGTTCTGGACATGTTGCAAAATTTTGCAGACAAAGAACTAAGCAACAGTTTAATACAAACCAGATGTGTACACGCTCAAATGTCTATGACAAAAAAACCCCACCTTCGTTTTCTCCTAGCTACAGACAGAGTGTAACAAAATTCAAggagatatccaactgaatggaatcGCGCCTGACGGTGCGAGAGCAAAGAATCTGAATTTTCAAACCTTTCGatgcaatatccaaataaatcaaatgttttgccattccttgaaCTAAATGTTGACCATAAACCTACATGTTTTAATTGATAGCGGCGCTTCGGTGTCCTCGTTATCTTCCGATGTGTACTCAGACTCCGTCACGGGAAAGAAAATTCAttctgtagggattaataatgttcctgtgaaatgcgaaTTGACGCCCACCTTACCAATTACCTCTAAGGATGTaccgacattgtttaaaatgcattcatttgcaattataCCGAATTCaccattctgcctgttaggtgCAGACTTGATGCACAAAAttggtatgaaattgaattttgattttAACTCTTTGACACCTCTGTTcccttcagttttttccattacaaccgacacCGGAAGTGCTCTTGTGgaagattcgtctgcaactgtgctgataccagaaatttcgggagtcaaccctcaattgtgggcggaacacaaggatgacgtagggttaatagatccagccctacagggcgaTTTTGATAAATATTAGGCCTGTGTTTCATAAACACCCGCTTTCAAAGGAAAAAAGAGGAGGGAAATTAAACCTCTCCTTGTtcgatttttggaacaaggcattctggttcgaactcattcaccttataatacaccaattaatccaattaagaaagctaatggtacttggcgtttaacgcaagacctcagaaaaaattaatgatttgatcaaaccacttgctcctattgtaccagaagttcaggctataattaattatattccttcagaacataaattttattctgttattgatttaagctccgcatttttcagtattcctgttcatcctgatactcagccactgtttgcattttgttttcagaattgtcaatacagttggacacgtctccctcaagggttcagagattctccggctgatttctccgctgtagtgcacgacacactgaaagatgtcaaactTCCTCCAGACACCTGCTTGCTCCAATATGCTGACGACATTCTTGTCACCggtgcctctgaggacatgtgtgctgctgcaacaaagattgtttgcaatgtcCTGGCTGAAGCTGGTTTCAAGGCATCTAGagacaaacttcaatgggtgcagagaaaagtccattaccttggacatgaactgtcacaaggccaagttcgtctgtctgcggacaggatcaaagccatcgctacatttaagcatccatccacacggaagcaaatgcaaagcttcctgggactggtcaattactgccgACTGTGGGTGCCTGattgctccatgtatgacaaaatcctgcgcgaagctacgctgggtgacaaagacgatattacatggacaagtgagatgaatcaagcattcaaacatttgcaagcatcactcttaaggccgcctgcccttggcctaccctgttacacacaagactttcatctatacgtgtacgaaagtgggggcacagccgcagcaatcctggcccaagagcatgggggcacttttcgtccaatagcttatttatctaagacccttgattcggtcGCTAAGGGACTTCCGGCTTGTTTGTGTGCAGTGGCTGCTACATCAGTCATGATACAGGCTGCTGAAAAGGtggttttgtcacatcctcttattgtacatgtttttcatcaggtaggagccattatgcataatatttcgactcaacacatgactgcccaacgccgttctggctatgaggctatattgttagttactgctaatgtaacgttgaaagtaccttctgttattcatggccctactgtacatctgcataggttgctgacacaaggtgaatttgagagcgacgaccacgactgcctgaacaggatccaaatttcgactgcttgcaggccagacgtttccacgtctgtcctggaggagggcatccattggtatattgatggatcctgctttaagccaaacgacagtacatatttgtgtggttatgctattgttgaattgcctaataaagtaattgaagcgtattcactgccacataaatcagcacaagtcgcagaactgattgctttgacaagagcttgtcaattggcaaaaggtcagtgtatcaacatatatactgactccaaatatgcgtatggcgtagtccatgattttgctaaattgtgggaggaaagaaatttcaaaacctccgaaggaaaaccTATTTCGCATCATAACTTTGTTGCCGAGCTGATcagtgcagcacagcaaccattgaagcttgctgtaattaaagtagctggtcataaaacaggtgaatctgacgaggccaaaggtaacagatttgcggatgaagtagcgaaatgggcagcaaaagaagcaatgcgtagtccgcatgtaaatgaacaaaacaatgaagtgccAATGATGAATTCATCtttgattaatgatttggatgataaaatcttacaagcgaatcttactcaacatgatttgactcattgggcagccaTTGAAGTGaaaccagatcaagttggtattttaagagataaacaaggtagaatcgcgctaccagcatctactgttgtaatgctgtgtagacattatcatggtgtatcacacgtgtcaaaagagaaagtgatacaaaatttgaatcaatcatactgcattgcgaacgttcgaagaaatactttgttgatattggatgcttgcctggtgtgtgcgcaaacaaacaggcacaaggcaatcagccatgatgctttaccgcatcctgaacttcctttccaatatttacagatcgattttacacacatgcctccatgtggaaatcacaagtatttgctcgtgattattgatcgatttactaagtggcctgaggctGAACCGGGTGGAAAAGAAGATGCAAAGACagtagtgaaggttcttgccaaagaaattataccgcgtttcggtattccgactgttatagcaagcgacaatggaactccatttgcttctaaagtaacacaattgttagctaaagaacttagtattaattggcattttcatatcccgtatcatcctcagtcttcgtcaaacgtggaacgtttgaacaaaacgataaaagaacgtcttaataaagcgtgcttagatacgggcagaaattgggttgatttattgcctgccATATTGACgggaaatgagaatgtctccgtcagccactacaaaactgtctccctttgaaattctcatgggtagacctttcccgaccccttgggtcagaggtcgcgctggcaatctttccacaggtgacacggaggtgatcatcgcgGATTATGTGGATTCCATAGATAGAACGTTAAAtgacataaatgatgatatctctctccctctgcctgcagaaagccctactcatttgttccgaatcagcaggttctgttgaAGTATCTGAAACCAAAAAGTTAGGTGAgccaaagtgggcccaactactgtactgccgGTGACCCGAACGGAGGTGctgactgatcttcaaccacagtggatccacgcaagccgcgtgaagcttgctccagaggagggccttactgattcaaggtgaacggtgaaagcactggaggagctgaacacgcagcgccagtgcccaaccggaatctttgaattaggaggacctgaggaggaacctggaacagtcaacatgaaaacattcctactgacactgcATAgggcaggtgttcgtgcttgcctatgcccgttcagtatcaaaacaaaagcaaggagtcacaagtgtaattccaattcctagaaataatgtataatggtttatgttttatggtaatattaaatgaagatgttttttgttatgaaggtatgggtaaacacccagaaacgaaggtacatagaatgtgGTGCCTCAAATGACCCTGAACTATAtttagacagtgttggacagccaagaggtattaaatgtttggattaattcttggctaaagatggagtaggaatatgtaaaatatttggtgataaatgctatacatacatcctgggaAAGGGAagggataagttgaataaagaatttaGCTGATAAcgtcagggaatatggggacattttccaatgtgtttgggtggttcgcaccctggatgtcttccattatatcgattgctatATGCAttctatttatgttattatttggcctatgtttgttacaattactaatgcaaaagagtgactgtaatgtttgtacatatatacccgaaaatgatgaagatggtcatatcatagatggtataaataatatgaaaaaaattgttgatgaattacagagaagacaaATGGATGATAGATTAtgggtttggagattggattacaagttagcaaacagaactatcaagtactaatgactttgaagaaaatgtttgattgaaatatgtttcatgtattattctgtaataatggacataCTGAGAAtcatgtaatgtgataattatgttataatatAACGTCATTATCAAAGCGGGCACTGTCAGAAAtaggtatatctcagctctgtccaagatagaaaatgctgtgtttGGACATTCCATTCCCAATACATTATctaacatctgtttcatattaacttggagttgTACAGAGCCCCCTCCTTgcctcatttctttctttctgtatgtttgtgtatattgtatgaatgtgtatgacaGAGGTCCGAAGGATCCTTAGGATTCAAGGGGAGTCTTTGTCCTATGGAATCGTTATTATTGATATCTGTGTGATGTAATGCATGTTCTTATTGGATAGTTCTGTAAACTCCCCtccaatattgcaatatatatatttgtacgctATATGAGCTGAGTTGAGCTACTTTAATTTCGCTCCCCAATAttggatgctttgtactgattccTTCATGACTCAATAAAGGACGgagaaaaaggcactgctatcgtttagaagattTTCATTTCTAAcaggcactaagtcacaatttacgcactattaaatatttgagcattgcaccattaaacttaggtagaacatAACCCTACTAAATATTTaaggaagcctccgaccaggagtaaaaagcagactcatttaatgacaccaatgtgctcatgttttgcgtgattGTCATAAAtcatttcgacatatatgatgatgttggcatttacactcatttacatttacaagagagaaacAAACCTTACCTTTAAACGGCTCGTCAGCATGAAACCTttcaaacggtgcagttttcagtgtGCGTCACCCAGTGTCAAGTGTGACatgaaatatataagatattaaaatgaataaatgtctgttgTTCCAGcctgtatttgcatttatttatcacccctttttattttagatacagttcctatatattgttatttacacagggcaaatatactatttattaaatctacttttattacatttaaatgtgaatataatttattacagcggacagttacacgagcagacaaggtttgatCATCAACTGTTGCgagataaaactgaaatttaCGGCTTTAACACTTcggtgtacaaatttgaaggctgttttttTGGATAAATACAGGTTTAGGCCTACGTCATATTATGAGACTACGCAATACTTTATGGAGAGATTACGACCTACTTGTTCAGTATTGCCTTAagaggtggtgcaaccaaatttaAGCACTAACttggttacaaactaactagtaagccCTTAATGTGAACTTTACCTCCTAATTTACGTGAGAACtgacgcacagctggtgcaaccctacctaTCCTGTAGATTAacatcagaaaattatttggatgAAACAGGACAGGCCAtcagagtcaggtttcagacatcagatgaaaaagcatcatgtctcaggaaaacctctgtcaagtctcTGGAATTgtagagaaaataaacacatttctgtagTAGTGTCTTTGTGTATGATAATAATGAATCGAtcttttggatatgaaattaataattcactagcgctagtttaggacactacataaacagtaactatggctgctgtgtgctaattacctagctactaaaaaggactatagcttggcttgttttgagtttcaaacatcagtttaaacttacaccaattatgttaggtagttattaatttatagaaaatACACTTCtgcttttataaagttagagatagctcagctagtttcgcaagctagcaaccaaactcagccaatttagctaccaactctgcctagTGACCAACGCTTACCTAGCaaccaactctctgctcattctgagaccttttttcCGAGGCCGTTTTGCCTAATGTTGGATTATACAATTCCATAGAattacttgacagaggttttcctgatgtgtaatatataagaatgcaaatgtgcaagaaagttttctccGTTTTTGTTATTTGCGTTTACAGTGTATGCattaaaacatgttgagaatgttcatgtgCAGTATGTTgaagatatttaaatattttcataaatattaatatcTCTACctgtttacctttcccagtacttgttgcagtgtaggaatagtgggttaagcaagggaaGTTTGTATAGTGCATAGTGTAACCCTGGTTAAATAATGGGTAATTGAAAGGAATTAAgtttcattaattcattatttattaacatCTTATTTTCCTAATAAAGGTGAAAAGAAATGTAAAAGTTAGTAAAGAAAATGATAATGAAGTCGATTTAAGTTATTTAGTTGATTAGCAATTTGACCAATGAGAGCTCTCCATCATCACCTGCATGTGTCCGCGTGCACGCGAGACGGCGGGAGAGAGAGCTGATCTTCGCAAACGAAGTTGaacaaatattgtgtaaaaactCTGAAAAGTGAACAGAAAAGTGGTTGAAGTTCATGTATTTTGTGCCATCCAGTATCTGAAGAAGCAGATTGATTATTTTTGAGTCACATTTCTCTCATTCACAGACGCCATTACTGGGCACGTGCTCCTGTGTAAGAGAAAAACGATTAATATagatgacagtttttttttccttccttgTGTTTTTTCTATTTCTTGGTTCAACGGTTTATGTTACTTCTGTGAGCTGAAACTTTGCGTTTGATGGCGAGCCACCTAAATTCTATACTGGTATCTAGAAAAGAGGACAACGAATCATAAAGAGGAGGATAATTTCCTTTCATCCACCAGTCCTGCTTCATGAAAGTAAGACAATTCCAAATTGGAGAACTAATTCGTATTTGGTTCCCTGGAGAGAATTGACAAATAAGAAAAGAAGAAACTGATCAACATTTTACAGAACATTGAACTATTGATGGTGTATGGtcactgttagataattttgtcatccaatgtatttaatttattttcttgatctgcaatccccgtttCAAtaaggctcagctgagggaagatagaaatgacacagacacctaatggtatcaaatccttcttcagttttattgttcagcattctgttatatggtccagaaaaaccatattccactggacccccaccaatgaaatagttctttaccttatatggggttgacatacatgtttgagctacatgTGAAACATGAGAGTAGAgacaaaaaacacattcctttagaacatctttagaacagggagcagctgcagctacccaacaaaagtttaaaagaggccttcattattccacattacatcaccagagaagttgttgagaagcattaattatttcacattgcccactttgatcctgaaaggatcacgtagccttctcaaccaacttcagtattaggTACACGCATATAATGGAGCATGGCGAtatgcctgtttatcatcacattcatcttttgcattagtaattgtagcaaacgtgggccaaataataacataagtataaTGCATACACCAATcaatataatggaagacatccagggtgcgaaccacccaaacacattgaaaaatgtccccatattccctgatgttatcagttaattctttattcaacttatccatttcctttcataccttcatgaattcaccataaTCAttaatgtgacccaggatgtatgtatagcatttgtcaccaaatattttacatactcctcctccatctttagccaagaggtaatccaaacatttaatacctcttgactgtccaacactgtctaaatatacttcagggtcacttgaggcatcaccttctaggtaccttcgtttccgggtgtttacccgtaccttcccaacagaaacatcttcctgtaacattaccataaaacataaaacatcatacattatttctaggaattggaattacactagtgactccttgctgttctgttgatactgaacgggcataggcaagcacgactgcctgccatatgcagagtgtcagtaggaatgtcttCACGTTGACTGTTCCgtgtccctcctcaggtcctcctaa of the Xyrauchen texanus isolate HMW12.3.18 chromosome 10, RBS_HiC_50CHRs, whole genome shotgun sequence genome contains:
- the LOC127650411 gene encoding uncharacterized protein LOC127650411; the protein is MCAAATKIVCNVLAEAGFKASRDKLQWVQRKVHYLGHELSQGQVRLSADRIKAIATFKHPSTRKQMQSFLGLVNYCRLWVPDCSMYDKILREATLGDKDDITWTSEMNQAFKHLQASLLRPPALGLPCYTQDFHLYVYESGGTAAAILAQEHGGTFRPIAYLSKTLDSVAKGLPACLCAVAATSVMIQAAEKVVLSHPLIVHVFHQVGAIMHNISTQHMTAQRRSGYEAILLVTANVTLKVPSVIHGPTVHLHRLLTQGEFESDDHDCLNRIQISTACRPDVSTSVLEEGIHWYIDGSCFKPNDSTYLCGYAIVELPNKVIEAYSLPHKSAQVAELIALTRACQLAKGQCINIYTDSKYAYGVVHDFAKLWEERNFKTSEGKPISHHNFVAELISAAQQPLKLAVIKVAGHKTGESDEAKGNRFADEVAKWAAKEAMRSPHVNEQNNEVPMMNSSLINDLDDKILQANLTQHDLTHWAAIEVKPDQVGILRDKQGRIALPASTVVMLCRHYHGVSHVSKEKVIQNLNQSYCIANVRRNTLLILDACLVCAQTNRHKAISHDALPHPELPFQYLQIDFTHMPPCGNHKYLLVIIDRFTKWPEAEPGGKEDAKTVVKVLAKEIIPRFGIPTVIASDNGTPFASKVTQLLAKELSINWHFHIPYHPQSSSNVERLNKTIKERLNKACLDTGRNWVDLLPAILTGNENVSVSHYKTVSL